From a single Leclercia sp. AS011 genomic region:
- a CDS encoding ImcF-related family protein has translation MSKVKVKTLIGSVVTVIFFLTVIVAFLFYAFPENVASSTGLGPYDGQRILSFCAVLVAALLLLGWLVERAFDFAGKSGLYLQWNQNKKQIITPVAQVIAGAEDDSEPVFQHEPVAEHLRLRYGRRWQRQVRILLVMGNKDEIHKVAPGLSCDLWQEGDGNVLIYGGDAQSQPDELFLTQVKYLRSRKPVDGIIQVINTSALPTDAERDAFLRCRQKADHLLGWQAPVWLWLTDKETATDDKSEPVATGALFGPGATPQNAFATLDTLIPHLRQAGMSQVLNNPQHNWLLQLSSHLQGELKAGLNVLLNGLMQGTAAYRLRGMMFSPELAVAGSVPNTRIDTSGWKTVIDDCTAVRARKLTFDWLKGLHLLLLTLIILWGTGTFVSLAVNRAQIYQAQSTARLAADTKQPLTERLRNQLVLQQAIARLQNRETTGAPWYTRFGLNQDRDTLAAFWPLYARNNALLMRDATAAHLKQQLNIYVQLPPASDARAQGTQRAYDVLKSYLMLARPDKVDAGWLAKSVLKAWPKRQGVPEGAWHQLAPKLLGFYAQNLPEHPEWKIKPDAELVTTVRQILLKQIGQRNAESGLYQDMLKRVASNWPDLTLADMTGDTDASTVFSTDEVVPGMFTRQAWEEQVQDAINDVVKTRRDEIDWVLTDKTRQPGSDIAPEALKARLTERYFTDFGNAWLNMVNSIQWQDATSLSEAIAQLNLIGDVRQSPLVALMNTLNYQGSTGEKGEALADSIVDSAKKLVGRKKYARQFIEQARGPKGPLDDVFGPLTGFMEGKEGTGRNGNLSFQSWLARVTQVRLKLQQVTSAPDPQAMSQMLAQTVFQGKAVDLTDTRDYSSLVAASLGQEWNGFGQSLFVQPLDLAWRQVLAPAAGSLNTRWQTTIVDQWNKAFASRYPFKATGSDASLPLLAQFLRSDSGRIATFLKTSLGGILHQEGNRWVVDPSASQGMEVNPDFLRAINQLAELSDIVFAQGDANIHFELMARPSRDVARMQLTVDEQNLDFFNQMESWQSFTWPGNTYYPGVNLRWRSVNSGMQLYDSNQGNWGFIRLLDKAQITPLDASRTQLVWIAADGNPLKFVMRSELGDGPLALLKLQGFTLPDAIFTVAASAQDAE, from the coding sequence TCGTCCACTGGGTTGGGTCCATATGACGGACAACGGATCCTCTCATTTTGTGCGGTGCTGGTGGCGGCATTGTTACTCCTGGGCTGGCTGGTCGAAAGGGCATTCGATTTTGCGGGTAAATCAGGTCTGTACCTCCAATGGAATCAGAATAAAAAGCAGATTATCACCCCTGTAGCGCAGGTTATTGCAGGGGCAGAGGATGACAGTGAGCCTGTTTTCCAGCATGAACCGGTAGCAGAGCATCTTCGCCTGCGGTACGGCCGTCGCTGGCAGCGTCAGGTCAGGATACTGCTCGTTATGGGAAATAAAGATGAGATTCATAAGGTGGCTCCAGGGCTCTCCTGCGATCTCTGGCAGGAAGGTGACGGCAATGTGCTTATCTATGGTGGCGATGCGCAGTCACAGCCGGATGAACTTTTCCTGACTCAGGTAAAATACCTGCGTTCGCGTAAACCCGTTGACGGCATCATCCAGGTAATAAACACCTCAGCGTTACCAACCGACGCTGAGCGTGACGCCTTCTTACGTTGTCGCCAGAAGGCCGATCATCTCCTGGGCTGGCAGGCTCCCGTCTGGTTATGGCTGACCGACAAAGAAACGGCTACCGATGATAAGAGTGAACCGGTAGCCACCGGCGCGCTGTTCGGTCCCGGCGCCACCCCGCAGAATGCATTCGCTACACTGGATACGTTGATACCGCATTTACGTCAGGCCGGGATGTCTCAGGTGCTCAATAATCCGCAGCACAACTGGTTGCTGCAACTTTCCTCCCACCTACAGGGCGAGCTGAAAGCTGGTCTGAACGTGCTGTTGAATGGGCTGATGCAGGGAACGGCGGCATACCGTTTGCGGGGAATGATGTTCAGTCCTGAACTGGCGGTTGCCGGTTCGGTGCCTAATACCCGGATCGATACGTCTGGCTGGAAAACCGTTATTGATGACTGTACCGCCGTGCGCGCCAGAAAATTGACCTTCGACTGGCTTAAGGGGCTGCATTTGCTGCTGCTTACCTTGATTATCCTCTGGGGGACCGGAACGTTCGTGTCTCTCGCCGTCAACCGGGCGCAGATTTACCAGGCGCAGAGTACCGCCCGTCTTGCCGCCGATACAAAACAACCGTTGACTGAACGTCTGCGTAACCAACTCGTGCTCCAGCAGGCCATTGCCCGGCTGCAGAACCGAGAGACGACCGGTGCACCCTGGTACACCCGCTTTGGACTTAATCAGGACCGCGACACGCTGGCGGCGTTCTGGCCGTTATATGCCCGCAACAATGCCCTGTTAATGCGTGATGCCACCGCAGCACACCTTAAGCAGCAACTGAACATCTATGTGCAACTCCCACCAGCCAGTGACGCCCGCGCGCAGGGAACACAACGGGCTTACGATGTGCTGAAAAGCTATCTAATGCTGGCCCGGCCAGACAAAGTAGATGCCGGATGGCTGGCGAAAAGTGTGCTGAAGGCGTGGCCGAAGCGTCAGGGTGTACCGGAAGGTGCCTGGCATCAACTTGCCCCAAAACTGCTGGGCTTTTATGCCCAGAACCTTCCGGAGCATCCTGAATGGAAAATTAAGCCCGATGCTGAACTTGTCACGACCGTGCGACAGATCCTGCTCAAACAGATTGGCCAACGCAATGCTGAGTCCGGGCTGTATCAGGACATGCTGAAGCGTGTGGCCAGTAACTGGCCGGATTTAACGCTGGCGGATATGACCGGCGACACAGATGCTTCGACGGTTTTCAGCACGGACGAAGTAGTGCCTGGGATGTTTACCCGCCAGGCCTGGGAAGAACAGGTACAGGATGCGATTAACGACGTGGTCAAAACCCGCCGGGATGAGATCGACTGGGTACTGACGGATAAAACACGTCAGCCAGGGAGCGATATCGCACCTGAAGCCCTGAAAGCCCGGCTGACCGAACGATACTTTACCGATTTTGGCAATGCCTGGCTGAATATGGTCAACAGTATTCAGTGGCAGGATGCAACCTCGCTGTCAGAAGCCATAGCTCAACTCAATTTGATCGGCGATGTTCGCCAGTCGCCGCTGGTGGCGCTAATGAACACCCTTAACTACCAGGGCAGCACGGGAGAGAAGGGCGAAGCGCTGGCGGATTCGATAGTGGATTCGGCGAAAAAACTGGTTGGCCGAAAAAAATATGCCCGACAGTTCATCGAACAGGCGCGGGGGCCGAAAGGACCGCTGGATGACGTGTTTGGCCCGCTGACGGGATTTATGGAGGGAAAAGAAGGCACCGGACGTAACGGTAACCTGAGCTTCCAGTCGTGGCTTGCCCGCGTGACGCAGGTGCGACTCAAACTTCAGCAGGTCACCAGCGCGCCGGATCCTCAGGCGATGTCTCAGATGCTGGCCCAGACGGTCTTCCAGGGCAAGGCTGTCGATCTGACCGACACGCGTGATTACAGCAGCCTGGTGGCGGCGAGCCTGGGGCAGGAGTGGAATGGATTCGGTCAGTCGCTGTTTGTGCAGCCGCTGGATCTGGCCTGGCGGCAGGTACTGGCTCCGGCGGCGGGAAGTCTTAATACCCGGTGGCAAACGACCATTGTCGATCAATGGAACAAAGCCTTTGCCAGTCGCTATCCGTTTAAAGCCACCGGCAGTGATGCTTCACTGCCTCTGCTGGCGCAGTTCCTGCGCAGCGATTCTGGACGCATTGCTACGTTTCTGAAAACCAGCCTTGGCGGCATTCTTCACCAGGAAGGGAACCGCTGGGTGGTTGATCCTTCAGCAAGTCAGGGGATGGAAGTGAACCCTGACTTCCTGCGGGCAATCAACCAGTTAGCTGAACTGTCGGACATCGTTTTTGCCCAAGGTGATGCGAATATTCACTTCGAACTGATGGCGCGTCCTTCCCGTGATGTGGCCCGCATGCAGCTCACAGTAGACGAGCAAAATCTGGACTTTTTTAATCAGATGGAAAGCTGGCAGAGCTTTACCTGGCCGGGAAACACGTACTACCCGGGGGTGAACCTCCGCTGGCGCAGCGTTAACAGCGGGATGCAGCTCTATGACAGTAACCAGGGGAACTGGGGATTCATTCGGCTACTGGATAAAGCCCAGATCACGCCACTTGACGCAAGCCGAACGCAGCTGGTGTGGATAGCGGCGGACGGTAATCCCCTGAAGTTTGTGATGCGCAGCGAGCTGGGCGACGGTCCGCTCGCCCTATTGAAGCTTCAGGGATTTACGCTGCCTGACGCCATATTCACGGTCGCGGCCAGCGCTCAAGACGCCGAATAA
- the tssA gene encoding type VI secretion system protein TssA, with the protein MSSPEALLSACTTNQEEQQQLIEKASSALSLWDNWLKPINPETEAGDDPAYDDNFQLMREEINKLSGTDPDLLCTLAEKLLCETAKDIRVVTWYTLARLSRDGEKGLAEGLLLLIAMISRYGQHCHPLRANARKAALEWLNGTKIQDTLSLWPEVERDDAGLTAGAISLLAKRVAGWAENEKPAFAGLCCALENRLARSGGVDALIPQNSSAQETGRDAILSPSPQLTAVKSGRDLLDQAKLLSGWLGEQPQGWLASHRLMKTIRWDTVDQIPPLDSVGRTRLLPPKPEYRAQLKRLYLQKNWTELVEQASQMYCEAVNHFWLDLQWYLWQGLSHAGQPWENLAESILLDLRLLLKRLPGLDGLVWNDGTPFADEVTTGWIAEKVNEEGLSFGSEPVKLPPGHENDVLSLEAEAMEKGDREGPEAVLAWLQSRPGMDTPRQRWLVRLLMARVAEQYGRNDMALHLLGELTTSAPRMTLGDWEPGLLFEVQARRLKLLRMKASRSESDKTRLMPEMDALLAGLIAIDPARAMVLCG; encoded by the coding sequence ATGAGTTCACCGGAAGCCCTGTTATCGGCATGCACCACAAATCAGGAAGAACAGCAGCAACTTATCGAAAAAGCCTCGAGTGCCCTGTCACTGTGGGATAACTGGTTAAAGCCCATCAATCCCGAAACGGAAGCGGGCGATGATCCGGCTTATGACGACAATTTCCAGCTGATGCGCGAAGAGATCAATAAGCTCTCGGGAACCGATCCAGACCTGCTCTGTACGCTGGCGGAAAAGCTACTCTGCGAAACCGCCAAGGATATCCGCGTCGTTACCTGGTATACCCTGGCCCGGCTGAGCCGCGACGGTGAGAAAGGTCTGGCAGAAGGGCTGTTACTGCTGATCGCAATGATTTCCCGCTATGGCCAACATTGTCATCCGCTGCGCGCTAATGCGCGAAAGGCCGCCCTGGAATGGCTCAATGGTACAAAGATCCAGGATACGCTTTCGCTCTGGCCAGAAGTGGAGCGGGATGATGCCGGTCTGACTGCGGGAGCCATTAGCCTTCTGGCAAAACGCGTTGCCGGGTGGGCTGAAAATGAAAAACCTGCCTTTGCAGGTCTCTGTTGCGCACTGGAAAACCGCCTGGCGCGATCTGGCGGGGTGGATGCACTGATCCCCCAGAACAGCAGCGCGCAGGAAACCGGGCGCGACGCCATCCTTTCTCCGTCGCCACAGCTGACCGCTGTGAAGTCCGGGCGTGATTTGCTCGATCAGGCAAAATTACTTTCCGGCTGGCTGGGTGAGCAACCGCAGGGATGGCTGGCCTCTCACCGGCTGATGAAAACCATTCGCTGGGATACGGTCGATCAGATTCCGCCGCTGGACAGTGTTGGCCGTACCCGTTTGCTTCCCCCTAAACCTGAGTACAGGGCGCAGCTTAAGCGTCTGTATCTGCAGAAAAACTGGACTGAGCTGGTCGAGCAGGCCAGCCAGATGTACTGCGAAGCGGTGAACCATTTTTGGCTCGATCTCCAATGGTATCTGTGGCAGGGGCTCAGCCATGCTGGGCAGCCGTGGGAGAACCTGGCGGAATCAATCCTGTTGGATCTCCGGCTGCTCCTCAAACGTCTGCCAGGACTTGACGGTCTGGTATGGAATGATGGTACCCCGTTTGCCGATGAAGTGACCACGGGCTGGATAGCAGAAAAGGTGAATGAGGAGGGACTGTCATTTGGCAGTGAGCCGGTCAAACTTCCCCCCGGACACGAAAACGACGTGTTGTCGCTGGAAGCCGAAGCGATGGAAAAGGGGGACAGGGAAGGGCCAGAAGCCGTGCTCGCCTGGCTCCAGTCTCGACCAGGAATGGATACCCCGCGTCAGCGCTGGCTGGTTCGTCTGCTGATGGCCAGAGTAGCCGAGCAGTATGGTCGCAACGACATGGCGCTGCATCTGCTGGGAGAGCTGACGACTTCCGCCCCGCGAATGACGTTGGGGGATTGGGAGCCGGGCCTTCTGTTCGAAGTCCAGGCCCGCCGCCTGAAGCTTCTGCGCATGAAAGCCAGCCGCAGCGAGTCCGATAAAACGCGGCTGATGCCCGAGATGGATGCGCTGCTGGCGGGGCTGATTGCCATCGACCCGGCCCGGGCCATGGTGCTGTGTGGCTAA